From one Leptospira licerasiae serovar Varillal str. VAR 010 genomic stretch:
- a CDS encoding flagellar hook-length control protein FliK: MQIRTEGPGREEGYSLSTEPKVSNVPEKNSAPSVSFMDLMKSIQLRSQKVLEEGQRSEIKEEKTPEAEESKEPELFVRSEEEKVEETDSEEEDSEKLVRLSEKKMQKTDSVETDPELEEEIDPEFGSEELDSPFITQMSVFLAGLEAKKEKEIASAANQEESVSTKKIQKHSKEESTTKAEQKEESGNVSVLKSNQPEEKRSIKEAKKTPEKESLDEGMKSLEEARKFSKPANEEKILTVLKDSHKENFIPESENWKITREKRQETLSMDSKNQAAKAAQVEEASKSDTSGKGSQNQEFSQRNGNETTFTLLKAGLGVVEKNQEVSGQNKTSKANPGSSMDRTQMKENFQRLVQSAKLNIVENGRSEATLRLNPRELGRVSLRITVEDDKVQGKILVESDQVRKLFAGDLEQLRKDFKEQGLDLQSLIVESEDSLRMSWDGQDSSRFFDQEGFGFESSGFSNSSDLEEVSEMDSIENLEFAEKNTDKRLNILV, encoded by the coding sequence ATGCAGATCAGAACGGAAGGACCAGGCAGAGAAGAAGGATATTCACTATCGACGGAACCAAAGGTATCTAACGTTCCCGAGAAAAATTCCGCTCCTTCCGTAAGTTTTATGGACCTTATGAAGTCCATCCAGCTTCGCTCCCAAAAGGTTTTGGAAGAAGGACAAAGGTCCGAGATCAAAGAAGAAAAGACCCCGGAAGCGGAAGAGTCCAAAGAACCTGAATTATTTGTAAGATCCGAAGAAGAAAAAGTAGAAGAGACTGACTCGGAAGAAGAAGACAGCGAAAAACTAGTTCGTCTTTCCGAGAAAAAAATGCAAAAGACGGATTCGGTTGAAACGGATCCGGAGCTAGAAGAAGAGATCGATCCCGAATTCGGATCGGAAGAATTAGATTCTCCTTTTATCACTCAGATGAGTGTGTTCTTGGCCGGGCTCGAAGCTAAAAAAGAAAAAGAAATCGCAAGCGCCGCAAACCAAGAAGAATCCGTATCGACCAAAAAGATCCAAAAACATTCCAAAGAAGAATCTACTACTAAGGCCGAACAAAAAGAAGAATCTGGAAATGTCTCCGTTCTAAAATCGAATCAGCCGGAAGAAAAACGTTCTATCAAAGAAGCCAAAAAAACTCCGGAAAAAGAAAGTCTGGATGAAGGTATGAAAAGTTTGGAGGAGGCACGCAAATTCTCCAAACCTGCAAACGAAGAAAAAATTCTAACTGTATTAAAAGATTCTCATAAAGAAAATTTCATTCCGGAGTCGGAGAACTGGAAGATCACCAGGGAGAAAAGACAAGAAACTCTTTCTATGGATTCCAAAAACCAAGCAGCAAAGGCGGCTCAAGTGGAAGAAGCTTCTAAGTCGGATACTTCCGGTAAAGGTTCCCAGAACCAAGAATTCTCCCAAAGAAACGGGAACGAAACAACATTTACCCTGTTAAAGGCTGGTCTTGGAGTTGTAGAAAAGAACCAAGAAGTTTCCGGACAGAACAAGACTTCTAAGGCGAATCCCGGATCTTCAATGGATCGTACTCAGATGAAGGAAAATTTCCAAAGATTGGTCCAATCAGCAAAATTGAATATTGTAGAGAATGGAAGATCGGAAGCGACTCTTAGATTGAACCCGAGAGAACTAGGAAGAGTTTCCTTACGTATCACTGTAGAAGACGATAAGGTCCAAGGCAAAATTTTGGTAGAGTCTGATCAGGTGAGAAAATTATTCGCAGGCGATCTGGAACAACTTCGAAAAGATTTTAAAGAGCAAGGATTGGATCTTCAGTCTTTGATCGTGGAATCAGAGGATTCTTTACGCATGAGTTGGGATGGACAAGATTCTTCCAGATTTTTCGACCAAGAGGGGTTTGGATTCGAGTCTTCCGGTTTTTCGAATTCTTCCGATTTGGAAGAAGTTTCCGAAATGGACTCTATCGAAAATCTAGAATTTGCCGAAAAGAATACTGATAAACGCTTAAACATTCTGGTTTAA
- the carB gene encoding carbamoyl-phosphate synthase large subunit — protein MPKREDLRSVLILGSGPIVIGQACEFDYSGTQAAKALREKGIRVILLNSNPATIMTDPDLADATYVEPLTVSVVQKILEKEKPDAILPTVGGQTALNLALACHNAGILEKYNVELIGAKIDAIKKAEDRELFKRAMEKIGVKVPRSGLANNLKEAAEIKAQIGLPLIVRPAFTLGGTGGGIAYDEETFDEVVGKGLKASPISQVLLEQSVLGWKEFELEVMRDLADNVVIICSIENIDPMGVHTGDSITVAPQQTLSDKEYQNLRDMSIKIIREIGVETGGSNIQFAVNPEDGDVIVIEMNPRVSRSSALASKATGFPIAKIAALLSIGYSLDEIKNDITRVTPASFEPSIDYVVTKIPRFAFEKFPGTDDTLGVQMKAVGEAMAIGRTFKESFQKAMRSLEIDRFGFGSDGNFAELVEFHSLSVPQKKERIDSFLRRPNDKRIFYVKKALEEGYSVEKIHELCKIDPWFLYQFEDLQNLEKEFIQKGNSVLGKLKKAGFSNRQLAYLSKKGEIEKILSTSQTPDKKKAEIGSILKRQEKNLEEVLESSKIEPIYKRIDTCAGEFEAYTPYFYSSYDEEDETNVTSKKSVIILGGGPNRIGQGIEFDYCCCHASFALQDLGVESIMVNSNPETVSTDYDTSDRLYFEPLTLEDVMQIYKKEKPDGVIIQFGGQTPLKLAKDLESRGVPILGTSPDSIDRAEDRKRFAEVLEKLKLISPNNGIATSAEEARKIANHITYPVLVRPSYVLGGRAMLIISEEKELDKYMEKAEEISEDRPLLIDSFLEDAVEVDVDALCDGKDVFIAGIMEHIEEAGIHSGDSACVLPPQSLSKKVLDDIRSATRALALELQVKGLINIQYAVKEEVVYVIEVNPRASRTVPFVSKALGHPVVKYATRIMMGETLKQLPLPKEMVFPTVNVKEAVLPFNKFPGVDTILGPEMRSTGEVMGIADTAGEAFLKSQYMAGEELPSQGTVFVSVNDKDKKELLKYIKDLSGLGFNLIATEGTHKFLSENGILSSKINKVYDNQFPTALDYIRENKIHLILNTPLSRVTRDDSFAIRQAAIRYKIPCLTTASAAKALIKGMIEMIDKGFTIRSLQEIHSSK, from the coding sequence ATGCCCAAAAGGGAAGATCTCCGCTCCGTTCTGATCCTGGGATCCGGGCCGATCGTTATCGGCCAAGCCTGCGAATTCGACTATTCCGGCACCCAGGCCGCCAAAGCTCTTAGAGAAAAAGGAATTCGAGTTATTCTTCTCAATTCCAATCCTGCTACCATCATGACCGATCCGGATCTGGCTGATGCCACTTATGTGGAACCTCTGACCGTTTCAGTCGTCCAAAAAATTTTGGAAAAAGAAAAGCCGGATGCAATCCTACCTACTGTAGGAGGTCAAACCGCATTAAATCTTGCATTGGCCTGTCATAATGCCGGAATATTAGAAAAGTATAATGTGGAACTTATCGGCGCCAAAATAGACGCCATCAAGAAAGCCGAAGACAGGGAACTTTTCAAAAGAGCAATGGAGAAGATCGGGGTAAAAGTCCCTCGTTCCGGGCTCGCAAATAATCTAAAGGAAGCTGCAGAGATCAAAGCTCAGATCGGACTTCCTCTGATCGTAAGACCTGCATTCACTCTGGGTGGGACCGGAGGAGGGATCGCCTACGACGAAGAAACTTTCGACGAAGTGGTTGGAAAAGGCCTAAAGGCGTCTCCTATCAGCCAGGTATTGTTGGAACAATCCGTTTTAGGATGGAAAGAATTCGAGTTGGAGGTCATGAGAGACCTCGCCGACAACGTAGTAATCATTTGTTCTATAGAAAATATAGATCCTATGGGAGTTCATACAGGAGACTCCATCACTGTAGCTCCTCAGCAGACCTTATCCGATAAGGAATACCAAAATTTAAGGGATATGTCCATCAAGATCATCCGAGAGATCGGAGTCGAAACTGGCGGATCCAATATCCAATTTGCAGTGAATCCAGAAGACGGCGATGTGATCGTGATCGAAATGAACCCTCGCGTTTCCAGATCTTCAGCGCTTGCTTCTAAGGCGACTGGGTTCCCTATCGCAAAGATCGCTGCGTTACTCTCCATTGGATACTCTTTGGACGAGATCAAAAACGATATTACAAGAGTTACTCCTGCTTCTTTCGAGCCGTCAATAGACTATGTGGTCACTAAGATCCCAAGGTTCGCTTTCGAGAAGTTCCCCGGCACCGACGATACGCTTGGAGTCCAGATGAAGGCTGTAGGAGAGGCCATGGCTATCGGAAGGACTTTTAAAGAAAGTTTCCAAAAAGCGATGCGCTCCTTAGAAATCGATCGATTCGGTTTCGGTTCCGACGGAAATTTCGCCGAGTTAGTAGAGTTCCATAGCCTGTCTGTTCCACAGAAAAAGGAAAGGATCGATTCATTCTTGCGTAGGCCGAACGACAAAAGGATCTTCTACGTTAAAAAGGCGCTGGAAGAGGGCTATAGCGTAGAGAAGATCCACGAACTCTGTAAGATAGATCCTTGGTTCTTGTACCAATTCGAAGATCTGCAAAATTTAGAAAAAGAATTTATACAAAAAGGGAATTCCGTCTTAGGAAAACTCAAAAAAGCGGGATTCTCCAATAGGCAGTTGGCGTATCTTTCTAAAAAAGGAGAGATAGAAAAAATCCTCTCCACTTCCCAAACTCCAGACAAGAAAAAGGCGGAGATAGGTTCTATTCTAAAAAGACAGGAAAAGAACCTGGAAGAAGTATTAGAATCTTCTAAAATAGAACCTATCTATAAGAGGATCGATACTTGTGCCGGAGAGTTCGAGGCATATACTCCTTATTTTTACTCTTCTTACGACGAAGAGGACGAAACAAACGTAACCTCTAAAAAGTCGGTCATCATTCTTGGCGGTGGACCAAATAGGATCGGACAAGGAATAGAGTTCGACTATTGCTGCTGCCATGCTTCTTTTGCGTTACAGGATCTGGGAGTGGAATCCATTATGGTGAATTCCAACCCGGAAACGGTTTCTACCGACTACGACACTTCCGACAGATTGTATTTCGAGCCTCTAACTTTAGAGGATGTAATGCAGATCTACAAAAAGGAAAAACCGGACGGAGTTATCATCCAATTCGGCGGACAGACACCTTTAAAACTTGCAAAAGATCTGGAAAGTAGAGGGGTTCCTATTCTAGGAACAAGCCCTGATTCCATAGACAGAGCGGAAGACAGAAAACGTTTCGCAGAAGTATTAGAAAAGCTGAAATTGATCTCTCCTAATAACGGGATCGCTACCTCGGCCGAAGAAGCTAGAAAGATCGCAAATCATATCACTTATCCTGTCCTTGTTCGTCCAAGCTACGTATTGGGTGGAAGAGCGATGCTTATCATCAGCGAAGAAAAAGAGCTGGATAAGTATATGGAAAAGGCGGAGGAAATTTCGGAAGACAGGCCCCTTCTCATCGATTCCTTCTTAGAGGACGCAGTAGAAGTGGACGTGGATGCACTTTGCGACGGCAAGGACGTATTTATTGCAGGTATCATGGAGCATATCGAAGAGGCAGGGATCCACTCCGGAGACTCCGCATGTGTTCTTCCTCCTCAATCCTTATCCAAAAAAGTATTGGATGATATCAGAAGCGCAACAAGAGCGCTTGCGTTGGAATTACAAGTCAAAGGTCTTATCAATATCCAATACGCTGTTAAAGAAGAAGTAGTTTACGTGATCGAGGTAAATCCTCGCGCTTCCAGGACTGTTCCATTCGTATCCAAAGCTCTTGGGCACCCTGTCGTAAAATACGCTACTCGCATCATGATGGGGGAGACATTAAAACAACTTCCTCTTCCAAAAGAAATGGTATTCCCGACCGTAAATGTGAAGGAAGCAGTATTACCTTTTAATAAATTTCCTGGAGTAGACACGATCCTCGGACCTGAAATGAGATCTACAGGTGAGGTGATGGGAATTGCCGACACAGCGGGAGAAGCTTTCTTAAAATCCCAGTATATGGCGGGAGAAGAACTTCCTTCTCAGGGGACAGTGTTTGTTTCCGTAAACGATAAGGATAAAAAAGAATTATTAAAATATATCAAAGATCTTTCGGGATTAGGGTTCAATCTGATCGCGACGGAAGGAACTCATAAATTCTTGTCCGAAAATGGGATATTATCTTCTAAGATCAATAAGGTATACGATAATCAGTTCCCAACTGCGTTAGATTATATTCGAGAGAACAAGATCCATCTTATACTGAACACACCGCTTAGTAGAGTGACCAGAGACGATAGTTTTGCGATCCGCCAAGCTGCGATCCGCTATAAGATCCCATGTTTGACTACTGCAAGTGCTGCCAAGGCTCTAATTAAAGGAATGATCGAGATGATTGACAAAGGATTCACGATCCGTTCTCTGCAAGAGATCCATAGTAGCAAATAA